The following are from one region of the Geoalkalibacter subterraneus genome:
- the istB gene encoding IS21-like element helper ATPase IstB, with the protein MQSEKEKAARLHRHLTELHLPTIRRCYQESAIAARRDNWEYESYLLELAEREREERRNARTARLLKDSKLPLEKNLKAFDRKRLPRKVDTQLTQLLKATFLDHKENVLAFGNPGSGKTHLLCAVAQELIYQGRQIRFMPCNLLVQELLIAKRDLTLARVLKRYAKYEALIIDDIGYVQQSREEMEVLFTLLADRYERSSIMLTSNLPFSKWEQIFKDPMTTAAAIDRLVHHSVILELNMPSYRLEQSQKAQALTEPHQETL; encoded by the coding sequence ATGCAATCTGAGAAGGAGAAAGCAGCCCGCCTGCACCGCCACCTGACCGAACTGCACCTGCCCACCATCCGGCGCTGCTATCAGGAGAGCGCAATCGCAGCGCGCCGGGACAACTGGGAGTACGAGAGCTACCTGCTGGAGCTGGCCGAGCGCGAGCGCGAAGAGCGCCGTAACGCCAGGACCGCGCGCCTGCTCAAGGACTCGAAACTGCCGCTGGAGAAAAACCTCAAGGCGTTTGACCGCAAGCGATTGCCTCGTAAGGTCGATACACAGCTGACCCAGCTGCTCAAGGCGACGTTTCTCGATCATAAGGAAAACGTCCTGGCCTTCGGCAATCCCGGCAGCGGCAAGACCCATCTGCTGTGCGCGGTGGCCCAGGAGCTCATTTATCAGGGCCGGCAGATACGCTTTATGCCCTGTAACCTGCTGGTGCAGGAGCTTCTGATCGCCAAGAGGGATCTGACGCTGGCCCGCGTGCTCAAGCGCTACGCAAAATACGAGGCGCTGATCATCGACGACATCGGGTACGTGCAGCAAAGCCGCGAGGAGATGGAGGTCCTCTTCACCCTGCTGGCGGATCGCTATGAGCGTAGCAGCATCATGCTCACCAGCAATCTGCCCTTCTCAAAATGGGAGCAGATCTTCAAGGATCCCATGACCACAGCGGCGGCCATTGACCGACTCGTTCACCACAGCGTGATTCTGGAGCTCAATATGCCCAGCTACCGTTTGGAGCAATCACAAAAGGCGCAGGCCCTGACTGAGCCACACCAAGAGACCCTTTAG
- the istA gene encoding IS21 family transposase: MKTQTTGCVAAAKAGMDEKTARKYVKAGNLPSELKVEHTWRTRTDPFEAHWEDIREKLADNPGLEAKTLFEDLQRRFPGVFSDGQLRTLQRRVKRWRALEGPSKETFFPQLHRPGELAQSDYTHMGKLGITIAKQPFDHLIYHFVLTYSNWETGSICYSESFESLSEGLQAALWELGGVPQAHQTDRLTAAVHNALHQEEFTQRYQALLRHYNLSGRKTQAASPNENGDVEQSNYRLKRAVRQALLLRGSFDFESIEEYRRFLRELFTKLNRGRRERFLEEQRILRHLPQRRLESCTRLEVTVSRASTIRVSNNTYSVESRLIGESLQVELFADHLDLFYAQKRVDSMPRLRGRCRHLINYRHVIDQLQRKPGAFENYRYREEMFPGSCFRLAYDELKERHTQQVAAREYLKILALAAKESEVAVAAALDELCGHQPVTAQAVEELVHAQQIASPVTEIGVAAVDLLSYDRLLSGQQELAHAI, translated from the coding sequence ATGAAAACGCAAACCACAGGCTGCGTTGCCGCTGCCAAGGCCGGCATGGATGAAAAGACCGCCCGCAAGTACGTGAAGGCGGGCAACCTACCCAGCGAGCTCAAGGTCGAGCACACCTGGCGAACCAGAACGGACCCCTTTGAGGCCCATTGGGAGGACATTCGTGAGAAGCTTGCCGATAATCCGGGGCTGGAGGCCAAGACCCTCTTCGAGGATCTCCAGCGCCGCTTTCCCGGCGTCTTCTCAGACGGCCAGCTGCGCACCCTGCAGCGTCGCGTGAAGCGGTGGCGGGCCCTGGAAGGCCCCTCCAAGGAAACGTTCTTCCCTCAGCTGCACCGCCCCGGCGAGCTGGCCCAGTCCGATTACACGCACATGGGCAAGCTCGGCATCACCATCGCCAAACAGCCCTTCGACCACCTCATCTATCACTTCGTGCTCACCTACTCCAACTGGGAAACCGGCAGCATCTGCTACTCGGAGAGCTTCGAAAGCCTCAGCGAGGGGCTGCAGGCGGCGTTGTGGGAACTCGGCGGCGTGCCACAGGCTCATCAGACGGACCGGCTGACGGCGGCCGTGCACAACGCCCTGCACCAGGAAGAATTCACCCAACGCTACCAGGCTCTGCTCAGGCATTACAACCTGAGTGGTCGCAAGACGCAGGCCGCCAGCCCCAACGAGAACGGCGACGTGGAGCAGAGCAACTACCGTTTGAAGAGGGCGGTTCGCCAGGCCCTCCTTCTGCGCGGCAGCTTCGACTTCGAGAGCATCGAGGAGTACCGGCGCTTTTTGCGCGAGCTCTTCACCAAGCTCAACCGCGGTCGCCGCGAGCGTTTTCTGGAGGAGCAACGCATACTGCGCCACCTGCCACAAAGGCGGCTGGAGAGCTGTACGCGCCTTGAGGTCACGGTCAGTCGCGCAAGCACCATCCGGGTCAGCAACAACACCTATTCCGTCGAAAGCCGCCTGATCGGCGAGAGCCTACAAGTTGAGCTTTTTGCCGACCATCTCGATCTTTTCTACGCTCAGAAGCGCGTGGACTCGATGCCTCGCCTGCGCGGCAGGTGCCGGCATCTTATCAACTACCGCCACGTCATCGATCAGCTGCAGCGAAAGCCTGGAGCCTTCGAGAATTACCGCTACCGCGAGGAGATGTTTCCCGGCAGCTGTTTCCGGCTCGCCTATGACGAGCTCAAAGAGCGCCACACCCAGCAAGTGGCCGCTCGCGAGTACCTCAAGATACTGGCGCTGGCGGCCAAAGAGAGCGAAGTGGCGGTTGCTGCGGCCCTGGACGAGCTGTGCGGGCATCAACCCGTCACGGCACAGGCCGTGGAGGAGTTGGTGCACGCACAGCAGATTGCCTCGCCTGTGACCGAGATCGGAGTCGCCGCAGTCGACCTTCTCAGCTACGATCGCCTATTGTCCGGGCAGCAGGAGCTGGCCCATGCAATCTGA
- a CDS encoding IS4 family transposase produces the protein MAKITETIKAEPGISRRRLSQRICEWMNWRSPNGKLREVTCRKALVELHRRKLIALPDCGEYAFHTRRAHPPELPALFPVDCSLAELGPVELIPIRSASSKNSRIWRALFDSYHYLGSGPLCGAQLRYLVWSERFGWLGGLSFSASAWRVRCRDEFIGWSEEARKHTLQLVVNNSRFLIPPMVKVPGLASHILAQCCKRLADDWQQRYSYRPVLLETFVERGRFSGTCYRAANWQHVGATTGRGRQGAGTTTKDVYLYPLCDDWKPILCSLPDGTLSTRQRPPAREPADWMEEEFGGAALGDKRLVERLMQLGEAFFAMPTANIPQACATKAATKAAYRFFDNDQVSMDAILMPHFETTEQRLHNHEVVLVAQDTSTLNYTHHPATSGLGPINTAEDKNIGLLLHDTMAFTPEGTPLGLLDVQVWARDETETGKRHKRHSKAIEEKESFKWLKSYRNVCAVQARCPRTQLIVMADREADIHELFVEYVQTRKSAELLIRAEKSRNRNVADDQEQIQRLWPCMEAIKPAGIVELVVPPRKDRPSRLARLEIRFAPATLKAPRRKYRLPDVPIHAVQAKEIDAPAGVDEPLDWMLLSTLPVTTFEEAQTALARYAKRWGIEIYHRVLKSGCRIKDRQLGAARRLENCLAIDMVVAWRIHHLTWLGRETPDLPCTVFFEDAEWKALVGFIHQTPAVPGTPPTLREAIVMVATLGGFLNRKSDGEPGTETIWRGLQRLDDITKAYIAFVLRPQPPPPAVSSNPAYG, from the coding sequence GTGGCGAAAATCACCGAGACCATTAAGGCGGAACCCGGCATCTCCAGGCGCCGGCTCTCCCAGCGCATCTGTGAATGGATGAACTGGCGCAGCCCTAACGGCAAGCTCAGGGAGGTGACTTGCCGCAAGGCGCTGGTGGAGCTTCACCGCCGCAAGCTGATTGCATTGCCGGACTGCGGCGAGTATGCATTCCATACTCGCCGGGCCCACCCTCCGGAGCTTCCTGCGCTTTTTCCTGTGGATTGCTCCCTGGCGGAGCTTGGCCCGGTGGAACTGATACCCATCCGTAGCGCTTCCAGCAAAAACTCCCGGATCTGGCGTGCACTGTTCGACTCCTACCATTATCTGGGCAGCGGCCCGCTTTGCGGCGCCCAACTCCGTTATCTGGTCTGGAGTGAGCGCTTCGGCTGGTTGGGGGGCCTGAGCTTCAGCGCCTCGGCCTGGCGGGTGCGCTGCCGGGACGAGTTCATCGGCTGGAGCGAAGAGGCCCGCAAACATACCCTGCAACTCGTGGTCAACAACAGCCGATTTCTGATACCGCCGATGGTCAAGGTGCCGGGGCTGGCGTCCCACATTCTGGCCCAGTGCTGCAAGCGGCTCGCCGACGACTGGCAGCAGCGCTATTCGTACCGCCCGGTCTTGCTTGAAACCTTTGTCGAGCGAGGCCGCTTTTCCGGAACCTGCTATCGTGCCGCCAACTGGCAGCACGTGGGTGCCACTACCGGGCGGGGCCGTCAGGGAGCCGGCACCACGACCAAGGACGTCTATCTCTATCCCCTCTGCGACGACTGGAAGCCCATCCTGTGCTCGCTGCCGGACGGGACCCTTTCGACTCGTCAGAGGCCACCAGCGCGCGAACCGGCGGACTGGATGGAGGAAGAGTTCGGCGGCGCGGCGTTGGGTGATAAGCGCCTGGTGGAGCGGCTGATGCAACTGGGCGAAGCGTTTTTCGCCATGCCCACGGCCAACATCCCCCAGGCCTGCGCCACCAAGGCCGCCACGAAGGCGGCCTACCGTTTCTTCGACAACGACCAGGTCAGTATGGATGCCATTCTGATGCCCCATTTCGAGACGACCGAGCAGCGCCTGCACAACCACGAGGTCGTTCTGGTGGCGCAGGATACCAGCACCCTCAATTACACCCATCATCCCGCAACCTCGGGCCTCGGTCCCATCAACACGGCCGAGGATAAAAACATCGGGCTTCTGCTGCACGACACCATGGCGTTTACGCCGGAGGGCACCCCGCTTGGCCTGCTCGACGTCCAGGTCTGGGCCAGAGACGAAACCGAAACGGGCAAACGCCACAAGCGCCACAGCAAGGCCATCGAAGAAAAAGAGAGTTTCAAATGGCTCAAGAGCTATCGCAACGTCTGCGCCGTCCAGGCACGCTGCCCTCGCACCCAGCTCATCGTGATGGCCGACCGCGAGGCCGATATCCACGAGCTGTTTGTCGAATATGTCCAAACCCGCAAAAGCGCTGAGCTGCTCATCCGCGCCGAGAAGTCGCGTAACCGCAACGTCGCCGACGATCAGGAGCAGATCCAGCGCCTGTGGCCCTGCATGGAGGCCATCAAGCCGGCCGGCATCGTCGAGCTGGTGGTGCCGCCGCGAAAAGACCGGCCCTCGCGGCTCGCCAGACTCGAAATTCGCTTTGCCCCGGCCACCCTCAAGGCGCCTCGCCGCAAATATCGCCTGCCCGATGTCCCGATCCATGCCGTCCAGGCCAAGGAGATTGACGCGCCGGCCGGCGTTGACGAGCCGCTCGATTGGATGCTGCTCTCTACATTGCCTGTGACCACCTTCGAGGAGGCACAGACCGCCCTCGCCCGATACGCCAAGCGCTGGGGCATTGAAATCTACCACCGCGTCCTCAAGAGCGGTTGCCGCATCAAGGATCGGCAACTCGGCGCTGCCAGGCGTCTGGAAAACTGCCTGGCGATCGATATGGTAGTGGCGTGGCGAATTCATCATCTCACCTGGCTTGGTCGGGAAACCCCTGATCTGCCCTGCACAGTCTTCTTTGAGGATGCAGAATGGAAAGCCCTTGTCGGTTTCATTCATCAGACGCCAGCGGTCCCGGGCACACCACCTACACTCCGAGAGGCAATCGTCATGGTCGCGACTCTGGGCGGCTTTCTCAACCGCAAATCGGACGGCGAACCCGGAACCGAAACCATATGGCGCGGCCTACAGCGCCTTGACGATATCACCAAGGCGTATATCGCCTTTGTCTTACGTCCACAACCGCCTCCCCCTGCGGTCTCATCTAACCCTGCTTATGGGTAA
- a CDS encoding 6-bladed beta-propeller yields the protein MTLLEKCRIFVSPGSLAAIILTAGLLSGCAKPVQETERFFWPPGARQAKIEYIAFYEKAADARRGEDTRVRDAILGKDKPRPLFNKPVDVASAADGRFYVTDAGLPGVHVIDLEAGETDLLRDEKGNSFEFKMPHGVAVDDWGRVYVGDLVERQIFVFDANHQLMTVIGAGELETPTGIAVTPDGDRIYVVETQRHDIAVFDSRGRLIERWGRRGNGPGQFNYPLDVDLGPDGRLYVVDSLNARIQVLEPDGTFVRAFGERGTALGSFQVPKAVGVDASGHVYVTDARAHRFVIFDLEGRYLLTIGGKQSAAGGVRPGGFLLPGGIDADRWDRIFIVDGLNRMVHQFQYLNDAYLEENPIEKGQAVVPGD from the coding sequence ATGACTCTATTAGAGAAGTGTCGAATTTTTGTTTCTCCTGGTAGCCTGGCGGCCATTATTTTGACAGCCGGTTTGTTGAGCGGCTGTGCCAAACCGGTTCAGGAGACGGAGCGCTTCTTCTGGCCGCCCGGTGCGCGGCAGGCCAAGATCGAATATATCGCTTTCTACGAGAAAGCCGCCGATGCCCGGCGGGGCGAAGATACCCGGGTGCGCGATGCCATCCTGGGCAAAGACAAGCCGCGCCCGCTGTTCAACAAACCGGTGGATGTGGCAAGTGCCGCCGACGGACGGTTCTACGTCACCGATGCCGGGCTCCCCGGTGTGCATGTGATTGATCTTGAAGCCGGCGAGACCGATCTGCTGCGCGATGAAAAGGGCAACTCTTTTGAATTCAAGATGCCGCACGGTGTGGCGGTCGATGACTGGGGGCGCGTCTATGTCGGGGATCTGGTCGAGCGGCAGATCTTCGTGTTTGATGCCAATCACCAGCTGATGACCGTGATCGGCGCGGGAGAGCTGGAAACGCCCACCGGAATCGCCGTGACACCTGATGGGGACCGGATCTACGTGGTGGAGACCCAGCGTCATGATATCGCGGTTTTCGACAGCCGCGGGCGGCTGATCGAGCGGTGGGGGCGGCGGGGCAATGGCCCGGGGCAGTTCAATTATCCGCTGGATGTGGACCTGGGTCCGGATGGCCGTCTTTACGTGGTGGATTCGCTCAACGCCCGCATTCAGGTGCTCGAGCCCGATGGTACTTTCGTGCGTGCTTTCGGTGAGCGGGGCACCGCCCTGGGTTCGTTCCAGGTGCCCAAGGCGGTAGGGGTTGATGCCTCGGGTCATGTTTACGTCACCGACGCCCGCGCGCACCGTTTCGTCATCTTCGATCTGGAAGGGCGCTACCTGCTGACCATCGGCGGCAAGCAGTCTGCGGCCGGTGGGGTGCGCCCGGGCGGGTTTTTGCTGCCCGGGGGGATTGATGCCGACAGGTGGGACCGGATCTTCATCGTCGATGGCCTTAACCGCATGGTGCATCAGTTTCAATATCTGAATGACGCGTATCTTGAAGAAAACCCCATTGAAAAGGGACAGGCGGTGGTGCCTGGGGATTGA
- a CDS encoding cytochrome c3 family protein translates to MKPVFFFCLISMLLFGFASGVMANQGCLSAGCHADPVEGRSVVHPPAAGGNCRFCHEAYDSESHGELTAQENTLCLQCHRSRLQGGDTVHPVVEAGCTSCHDPHASDYPDLLPTDARSLCRLCHADPLEAGEVVHPPVASGNCALCHRSHSGYGDALLIAPGGELCNRCHRGKTEGRAFLHTPVANNDCTACHAPHAAPQDNLLPESGSRLCDLCHSSKQEAAHVHTPVAEDCGACHDVHGGPAQYQLPATGNQLCYYCHADKQPLEEMKYVHPVVTQGCTECHDPHGGRSVAMLPEEGSALCVKCHTAVGAEVADPATTHAAITDGGCAACHDPHGTGNYKMLHLSEKRFCVSCHDQIGRNVAYGHGPVEAGECWVCHDPHASPYRPLLNSYYPEEFYTGFELGNYDLCFACHTTEAFIYDRTAELTGFRNGDANLHYLHVNRPDKSRVCKSCHGVHGADQPKLIQSRIPGFGAWKIPIRFTQHDTGATCVVGCHKPKTYDRLKPVRYE, encoded by the coding sequence ATGAAGCCGGTGTTTTTTTTCTGTCTGATCTCGATGCTGCTTTTCGGCTTCGCCTCCGGTGTTATGGCGAACCAGGGCTGCCTTTCCGCAGGGTGCCATGCTGACCCTGTGGAGGGTCGGTCGGTGGTGCATCCGCCGGCAGCGGGCGGCAACTGCCGGTTCTGTCATGAGGCTTACGATTCAGAAAGCCATGGAGAGTTGACTGCGCAGGAAAATACCCTCTGCCTTCAATGCCATCGCTCGCGGCTGCAGGGCGGAGATACGGTGCATCCGGTGGTCGAAGCTGGCTGCACGTCGTGCCATGACCCCCATGCCAGCGACTATCCCGACCTGCTGCCCACCGATGCGCGCAGCCTCTGCCGTCTCTGTCATGCCGACCCACTGGAGGCCGGCGAGGTGGTCCATCCGCCGGTGGCGTCCGGCAACTGCGCCCTCTGCCATCGGTCTCACAGCGGCTACGGTGATGCGCTGCTGATCGCTCCGGGAGGTGAGCTGTGCAATCGCTGTCATCGGGGAAAAACCGAAGGCCGTGCTTTTCTGCATACGCCTGTGGCGAATAATGACTGCACCGCCTGCCATGCGCCTCATGCCGCGCCTCAGGACAATCTGCTGCCGGAGAGTGGCAGCAGGCTATGCGACCTGTGCCACAGCAGCAAGCAGGAAGCCGCCCATGTCCACACGCCGGTCGCTGAAGATTGCGGCGCCTGCCACGATGTGCACGGCGGCCCGGCGCAATACCAGTTGCCGGCGACAGGCAACCAGTTGTGCTATTACTGTCACGCGGATAAGCAGCCCCTGGAAGAGATGAAATACGTCCACCCCGTGGTCACACAGGGCTGCACCGAGTGCCACGACCCGCACGGCGGGCGCAGTGTTGCCATGCTGCCTGAAGAGGGCAGTGCCCTGTGCGTAAAATGCCATACCGCTGTGGGCGCCGAGGTGGCCGATCCCGCGACCACTCATGCCGCCATCACCGACGGCGGCTGCGCGGCCTGTCACGATCCCCATGGTACGGGCAACTACAAGATGCTGCATCTCTCGGAGAAGCGTTTCTGCGTCAGTTGCCACGACCAGATCGGCCGCAACGTCGCCTATGGCCATGGGCCGGTGGAGGCAGGTGAGTGCTGGGTCTGCCATGATCCCCACGCCTCGCCCTACCGCCCGCTGCTCAACAGCTATTATCCGGAAGAGTTCTACACCGGTTTCGAGTTAGGCAACTACGACCTGTGTTTTGCCTGTCACACCACAGAGGCCTTTATCTACGACCGGACCGCCGAATTGACCGGCTTTCGCAACGGCGACGCCAATCTGCATTACCTTCACGTCAACCGCCCGGATAAAAGCCGCGTCTGCAAAAGCTGTCACGGGGTGCATGGGGCCGATCAGCCGAAGCTGATCCAGAGCCGCATCCCAGGCTTCGGCGCCTGGAAGATTCCGATCCGCTTCACGCAGCACGACACAGGCGCTACCTGCGTGGTCGGCTGTCACAAGCCCAAAACCTATGACCGGCTCAAACCGGTCCGGTATGAGTAA
- a CDS encoding cytochrome c3 family protein produces the protein MIKLISGLLAVVVMAMMGVATPGSAVEVSQSNVEEALAVPEEFIFDGRLGNVHFDHRQHIEWVESCELCHHIGDYQRCEDCHDGSEPGIPRKNNALHMQCKGCHKQEGLDTSCHTCHIKQ, from the coding sequence ATGATAAAATTAATTTCAGGGCTGCTTGCGGTTGTCGTCATGGCCATGATGGGTGTCGCGACTCCGGGCTCTGCCGTTGAAGTCTCTCAAAGTAATGTAGAAGAAGCCCTGGCGGTACCTGAAGAGTTCATCTTTGACGGACGGTTGGGCAATGTTCATTTTGACCATCGGCAGCACATCGAATGGGTGGAGAGTTGTGAGCTTTGCCACCATATCGGCGATTACCAGCGTTGTGAAGATTGCCATGACGGTAGTGAGCCGGGTATCCCCCGCAAAAACAACGCCCTGCACATGCAGTGCAAAGGCTGCCATAAGCAGGAAGGTCTCGACACCAGCTGCCACACCTGCCATATCAAGCAGTAA
- the purE gene encoding 5-(carboxyamino)imidazole ribonucleotide mutase codes for MSKQPLVGILMGSDNDYEVMAETGKALKELGIAFEMKVSSAHRTPERTAAYVRAARGNGIKVLIAGAGAAAHLAGVVAAETTLPVIAVPIDATSLRGLDALLAMVQMPAGIPVATMAIGKAGARNAGIFAAQILSVENAGVAKALQEQRFKMAAGVEAKSDALQEKLKKDGFAE; via the coding sequence ATGAGCAAGCAGCCGTTGGTCGGTATTCTGATGGGCAGCGACAACGACTATGAAGTCATGGCGGAAACGGGCAAGGCCCTCAAGGAGCTGGGGATTGCCTTCGAGATGAAGGTGTCCAGCGCCCACCGTACCCCCGAGCGCACCGCCGCCTATGTGCGGGCCGCCCGCGGGAACGGCATCAAAGTTCTGATTGCCGGTGCCGGCGCGGCCGCGCATCTCGCCGGCGTGGTCGCAGCGGAAACCACTCTGCCGGTTATTGCGGTGCCGATCGACGCGACCTCCCTGCGGGGCCTCGATGCACTGCTGGCCATGGTGCAGATGCCGGCCGGCATTCCCGTCGCCACCATGGCGATCGGCAAGGCGGGGGCACGCAACGCCGGTATTTTTGCCGCGCAGATTCTGTCTGTGGAAAATGCCGGCGTGGCAAAAGCCCTGCAGGAGCAGCGCTTTAAAATGGCCGCAGGTGTTGAGGCCAAATCCGACGCGCTGCAGGAGAAGTTGAAGAAAGATGGGTTCGCAGAATGA
- the purD gene encoding phosphoribosylamine--glycine ligase, translated as MKVLVVGGGGREHVLAWKIAQSPLVTEIYCAPGNPGIAQLAECVDIKADEIDVLLDFARAEAIDLTVVGPEAPLTLGIVDRFQEAGLDIFGPNQAAAQLEGSKDFSKALMARYDIPTAAYRTFSDRDQAVAYIREQGAPIVVKADGLAAGKGVVVAMSEDEAVAAVDNIMVAGAFGEAGSKVVIEEFMEGEEASFFAFTDGRNILPLASSQDHKRIFDGDQGPNTGGMGAYSPAPVVTGELHEQIVETIVRPTIDGMAKDGCPYAGILYVGLMIADGKARVVEYNARFGDPEAQPLLMRLKSDIVPVMQACARGQLTQDRLEWLDKAAVCVVMASGGYPADYEKDFPISGLEEAAAIEDLMVFHAGTALKDGRIVNSGGRVLGVTGLGRTVAEAIDKAYAGVEKISWQGVQYRRDIGQKALNR; from the coding sequence ATGAAAGTTCTGGTAGTTGGCGGTGGTGGTCGTGAGCACGTGCTGGCGTGGAAGATCGCTCAGTCGCCGTTGGTGACAGAAATTTACTGCGCTCCCGGCAACCCCGGCATTGCGCAGTTGGCTGAATGCGTAGACATCAAGGCCGATGAGATCGACGTGCTGCTCGATTTCGCTCGCGCCGAGGCCATTGATTTGACCGTGGTCGGTCCCGAAGCTCCTCTCACTCTGGGGATCGTGGATCGCTTTCAGGAGGCGGGGCTTGATATCTTCGGGCCCAACCAGGCTGCCGCGCAGCTCGAAGGTAGCAAGGATTTTTCCAAGGCGCTGATGGCGCGCTACGACATCCCCACTGCCGCTTATCGCACCTTCAGCGATCGCGACCAGGCGGTGGCCTACATCCGTGAGCAGGGCGCGCCGATCGTGGTCAAGGCCGACGGTCTTGCCGCCGGCAAGGGGGTGGTGGTGGCCATGAGCGAGGACGAGGCGGTCGCCGCAGTCGACAACATCATGGTGGCTGGCGCTTTCGGCGAGGCGGGCAGCAAGGTCGTCATCGAAGAGTTCATGGAGGGCGAGGAAGCCTCCTTTTTCGCCTTTACCGATGGCAGGAATATTCTGCCGCTGGCTTCCAGCCAGGACCACAAGCGCATCTTTGATGGCGACCAGGGACCCAACACGGGGGGGATGGGCGCCTATTCCCCGGCTCCGGTGGTGACCGGCGAACTCCATGAGCAGATCGTAGAGACTATTGTGCGCCCCACAATCGACGGCATGGCCAAGGACGGCTGCCCCTACGCCGGCATCCTGTATGTCGGTCTGATGATCGCGGACGGCAAGGCGCGCGTGGTGGAATACAACGCCCGCTTCGGCGACCCTGAAGCCCAGCCGCTGTTGATGCGCCTCAAGTCGGACATCGTGCCGGTGATGCAGGCCTGCGCCCGCGGGCAGCTGACGCAGGACAGGCTCGAATGGCTCGACAAGGCTGCGGTGTGCGTGGTCATGGCCTCGGGGGGCTACCCCGCCGACTATGAAAAAGACTTTCCCATCAGCGGCCTGGAGGAAGCGGCCGCCATCGAGGACCTGATGGTCTTCCACGCCGGCACCGCCCTCAAGGACGGGCGGATCGTCAACAGCGGCGGACGCGTCCTCGGCGTCACCGGTCTCGGCCGTACCGTGGCAGAAGCGATTGACAAAGCTTATGCGGGCGTCGAAAAGATTTCCTGGCAGGGTGTGCAGTACCGCCGGGATATCGGTCAGAAAGCTCTTAACAGGTAA